One region of Bactrocera neohumeralis isolate Rockhampton chromosome 5, APGP_CSIRO_Bneo_wtdbg2-racon-allhic-juicebox.fasta_v2, whole genome shotgun sequence genomic DNA includes:
- the LOC126759041 gene encoding CAD protein, producing the protein MSSPNCYLVLEDNTILPGHAFGAKAPVDGEVVFQTGMVGYPESMTDRSYRAQILVLTYPLIGNYGVPDEKELDEHGLPVNFEWFEGITVAALVVGEVCESPSHWRANQTLSQWMEGHGVPGISGIDTRALTKKIRENGSILGRIVYEKPTNLGSLTFADPNLRNLVAECSVKEPRVFNATGTPRICAIDCGLKLNQIKCFVSRGARVDLVPWNYSLKEEEFDGLFISNGPGDPVVCKDTVTQVQRVLKNGKKPIFGICLGHQLLATAIGCKTYKMKYGNRGHNLPCVHNGTGRCFMTSQNHGFAVDSNTLPAEWEPLFTNANDNTNEGIIHTSKPYFSVQFHPEHTAGPEDLELLFDIFLDAVKQKSLAGDVSLRQNLINRLTYQPKYDTIPEKRPRKVLILGSGGLSIGQAGEFDYSGAQAIKAMKEEKIQTVLINPNIATVQTSKGLADKCYFLPLTPEYVEQVIQAERPNGVLLTFGGQTALNCGVELERAGVFEKYNVQILGTPIQSIIETEDRKIFADRVAEIGECVAPSEAVYSVEEALEAAKRLGYPVMARAAFSLGGLGSGFADNERELETLAHQALAHSSQLIIDKSLKGWKEVEYEVVRDAYDNCITVCNMENLDPLGIHTGESIVVAPSQTLSNKEYNMLRSTALKVIRHFGVVGECNIQYALNPHSEEYYIIEVNARLSRSSALASKATGYPLAYVAAKLALGVSLPSIKNSVTGVTTACFEPSLDYCVVKIPRWDLAKFIRVSKNIGSSMKSVGEVMAIGRNFEEAFQKALRMVDGGVNGFDPDQHPLCKEELTEPTDKRPFVLAAALKANYGVEELHQLTKIDRWFLNKMKHIIEFHNSLEETGNPLSGAQILQAKQIGFSDKQIAEAIKSTELAVRKQRQELGIKPFVKQIDTVAGEWPAATNYLYHTYNANEHDLEFPGGFTIVVGSGVYRIGSSVEFDWCAVGCLRELRNLGKPTIMINYNPETVSTDYDMCDRLYFEEISFEVVMDVYEMENSEGIILSMGGQLPNNIAMDLHRQQAKVLGTSPESIDSAENRFKFSRMLDRKGILQPRWKELTNLKSAIEFCEEVGYPCLVRPSYVLSGAAMNVAYSNQDLETYLNAASLVSKEHPVVISKFLTEAKEIDVDAVAADGEILCMAVSEHVENAGVHSGDATLVTPPQDLNHETLETIKRITRDLAALLDVTGPFNMQLIAKNNELKVIECNVRVSRSFPFVSKTLDHDFVATATRAIIGIEVEPVEVLHGVGKVGVKVPQFSFSRLAGADVQLGVEMASTGEVACFGDNRYEAYLKAMMSTGFQIPKKAILLSIGSFKHKMELLSSIRDLAKMGYKLYASMGTGDFYAEHGVDVESVQWTFDRQSPEDPNGELRHLAEFLANKQFDMVINLPMRGGGARRVSSFMTHGYRTRRLAVDYSIPLVTDVKCTKLLVESMRITGRRPAMKTHTDCMTSRRIVKLPGFIDVHVHLREPGATHKEDFSTGTAAALAGGVTLICAMPNTNPSIVDRNSFQVFQDLAKAGARCDYALYVGASDSNWQHIGELASQACGLKMYLNDTFSTLKMTDMTVWEKHMQNWPKRAPIVCHAERQTMGSVILMAHLLDRPVHICHIARKEEIMLIRAAKEKGIRVTCEVCPHHLFLSTDDIPAIGDGRAEVRPVLCTPEDQQALWDNMNYIDVFATDHAPHTWEEKNSEKPPPGFPGLETILPLLLKAVDDGRLTLEDIQNKFYRNPKRIFSLPEQPNTYIEVDLDEEWTINREEMHSKAKWTPFEGMKVKGKVHRVVLRGEVAFVDGEVLVQPGFGQNVRSQYGRKSLMQQSMESLDIFASIDGLDKPQDRSTDFLSDSQANEAFAKLLAEPPSKVHFAGDPSLLRPISPLPRIRCDSASNSTLRELLPKSHPNAPPISPVVHSLLNKHILSVDMFSKEHLNEIFNLAQLLKSRVSKDRPLDDILRGKIMASIFYEVSTRTSCSFAAAMQRLGGRVIYMDQTSSSVKKGETLEDSISVMAGYSDVIVLRHPEPGAVARAANHSRKPILNAGDGVGEHPTQALLDIFTIREEIGTVNGLTITMVGDLKHGRTVHSLARLLTLYNITLQYVSPPNLGMPEEIVRYLATKGVIQKTFNSMEEALPTTDVLYMTRIQKERFATEEEYKKACGHFVVTPKLMTLASRRTIVMHPLPRVFEISKEFDSDPRAAYFRQAEYGMYVRMALLAMVVGSRG; encoded by the exons atgtcGTCGCCAAACTGCTATTTGGTACTGGAAGACAACACCATATTGCCTGGTCATGCATTTGGTGCCAAGGCGCCCGTCGATGGTGAGGTAGTTTTTCAAACTGGTATGGTGGGTTATCCCGAATCGATGACCGATCGCTCATATCGTGCACAAATACTGGTACTAACCTATCCGCTAATCGGCAATTATGGAGTGCCAGATGAGAAAGAGCTCGATGAACATGGCCTGCCGGTAAATTTTGAATGGTTCGAAGGCATTACAGTAGCTGCGCTGGTGGTGGGCGAAGTGTGCGAATCACCCTCACATTGGCGTGCAAACCAGACGCTGTCACAGTGGATGGAAGGTCATGGTGTACCAGGCATTAGCGGCATAGATACACGTGCACTCACGAAAAAGATACGCGAAAATGGTTCCATACTGGGTCGCATTGTTTACGAGAAACCAACAAATTTGGGTAGTCTCACTTTTGCCGATCCAAATTTGAGAAACTTGGTAGCCGAGTGTTCGGTTAAGGAGCCACGAGTCTTTAACGCCACTGGCACGCCACGTATTTGTGCCATCGATTGTGGTTTGAAGCTGAATCAGATTAAGTGTTTTGTGTCACGTGGTGCGCGTGTCGATTTGGTACCTTGGAATTATTCACTGAAAGAGGAGGAGTTTGATGGGCTCTTTATTAGTAACGGTCCTGGTGATCCGGTTGTCTGCAAGGACACAGTTACGCAGGTACAACGCGTTTTGAAGAATGGCAAGAAACCGATCTTCGGTATTTGTTTGGGTCATCAACTGCTCGCAACCGCTATTGGTTGCAAAACATACAAAATGAAGTATGGCAACCGTGGACACAATCTGCCATGCGTACATAACGGCACTGGACGGTGTTTCATGACCTCGCAAAATCACGGTTTCGCTGTGGACAGCAACACATTACCAGCTGAGTGGGAGCCGCTCTTCACCAATGCCAACGACAACACTAATGAAG GTATCATTCATACAAGCAAGCCATACTTCTCGGTACAATTCCATCCTGAGCATACCGCTGGTCCTGAAGATTTAGAATTGCTTTTCGATATTTTTCTCGATGCCGTTAAACAGAAAAGTCTTGCAGGTGACGTGAGCTTACGTCAGAATTTGATCAATCGTCTTACATACCAACCGAAATACGACACCATACCCGAAAAACGTCCACGTAAAGTACTCATACTCGGCTCCGGCGGTCTGTCAATTGGGCAAGCGGGCGAATTCGATTATTCCGGCGCGCAAGCGATCAAGGCAATGAAAGAGGAGAAAATACAAACCGTTCTGATAAATCCCAACATCGCCACCGTACAAACATCGAAGGGTCTCGCCGACAAGTGCTACTTCCTGCCATTGACGCCAGAGTATGTGGAGCAGGTTATACAAGCGGAGCGTCCAAATGGCGTGCTGCTCACGTTCGGCGGTCAAACAGCGCTCAATTGTGGTGTCGAATTGGAACGTGCTGGTGTCTTCGAGAAATATAATGTACAAATATTGGGTACACCCATACAATCGATTATCGAGACGGAGGATCGTAAAATCTTCGCCGACCGCGTGGCCGAAATTGGCGAGTGTGTGGCACCATCAGAAGCTGTCTACTCTGTAGAAGAGGCATTGGAGGCCGCTAAACGTTTGGGTTATCCAGTAATGGCACGTGCGGCATTCTCATTAGGTGGTTTAGGTTCCGGTTTCGCAGACAATGAACGCGAACTAGAGACACTCGCACACCAGGCATTGGCACATTCAAGTCAGCTGATTATTGACAAATCGCTTAAAGGTTGGAAGGAGGTGGAGTATGAGGTTGTGCGTGACGCCTACGACAACTGCATAACGGTTTGTAATATGGAAAATCTTGATCCTTTGGGTATACATACCGGTGAGAGTATTGTGGTGGCGCCATCACAGACACTCTCCAACAAGGAGTACAACATGTTGCGTAGCACTGCCTTGAAGGTGATACGTCACTTCGGTGTGGTCGGCGAATGTAACATACAATATGCGCTCAATCCACATTCTGAGGAATACTACATCATCGAGGTGAACGCACGTCTTTCTCGCAGCTCCGCTTTGGCTAGCAAGGCTACGGGCTATCCGTTGGCATATGTCGCGGCCAAGTTAGCACTTGGAGTTTCCCTACCATCGATTAAGAATTCCGTTACTGGTGTGACCACAGCGTGCTTTGAGCCCAGCTTGGATTATTGTGTGGTCAAGATACCCAGATGGGATTTGGCGAAATTCATACGCGTCAGCAAAAATATTGGTAGCTCAATGAAGAGTGTAGGCGAGGTTATGGCTATTGGACGCAACTTTGAGGAGGCCTTCCAGAAAGCATTACGCATGGTGGATGGCGGCGTAAACGGTTTTGATCCCGATCAGCATCCATTGTGTAAGGAGGAACTAACTGAGCCGACAGACAAGCGTCCATTTGTGCTTGCGGCGGCGCTAAAGGCCAACTATGGTGTTGAGGAGTTACATCAGCTAACCAAAATTGATAGATGGTTCTTAAACAAGATGAAGCACATTATAGAGTTTCATAATAGCTTGGAAGAGACAGGCAATCCACTGTCGGGCGCACAAATCTTGCAAGCAAAGCAGATCGGCTTTTCTGATAAACAAATTGCTGAGGCTATTAAGAGCACGGAGTTAGCGGTACGTAAGCAgcgtcaagagctgggcatcaAACCTTTTGTCAAACAAATAGATACCGTGGCTGGCGAATGGCCTGCGGCTACCAATTACCTCTACCACACTTATAATGCTAATGAACACGATTTAGAGTTCCCAGGCGGTTTTACGATTGTGGTTGGTTCGGGCGTCTACCGTATCGGCTCATCGGTGGAATTCGATTGGTGTGCCGTTGGTTGTTTACGTGAATTGCGTAATCTCGGCAAACCCACAATTATGATAAACTATAATCCGGAGACAGTATCGACCGATTATGACATGTGCGATCGTCTCTACTTTGAGGAGATTTCTTTTGAAGTTGTCATGGATGTTTATGAAATGGAAAATTCTGAGGGAATTATACTTTCGATGGGTGGTCAATTGCCAAATAACATAGCCATGGATCTGCATCGCCAACAGGCCAAAGTGCTCGGCACATCACCGGAGTCCATCGATAGTGCTGAGAATCGCTTCAAATTCTCACGCATGTTGGACCGCAAAGGCATATTGCAACCACGTTGGAAGGAATTGACGAACTTAAAGAGCGCCATTGAATTTTGTGAAGAAGTTGGCTATCCCTGTCTTGTGCGTCCGTCTTATGTGCTCTCCGGTGCCGCTATGAATGTGGCCTATTCCAATCAAGATCTGGAGACCTACTTAAACGCTGCATCACTCGTAAGCAAGGAGCATCCAGTAGTTATATCTAAATTCTTGACAGAAGCAAAGGAGATCGATGTCGATGCCGTGGCGGCGGATGGTGAGATTTTGTGCATGGCCGTTTCGGAGCATGTAGAGAATGCTGGTGTGCATTCGGGTGATGCTACTTTAGTAACACCACCACAAGATCTAAATCATGAGACTTTAGAAACCATTAAGCGTATTACACGTGATTTGGCCGCTCTACTCGATGTGACGGGTCCATTCAATATGCAACTGATTGCTAAAAATAATGAGCTCAAGGTTATTGAGTGTAACGTGCGTGTCTCACGTTCATTCCCCTTCGTATCGAAGACATTGGATCATGATTTTGTGGCAACAGCAACGCGTGCCATTATTGGCATAGAGGTGGAACCGGTGGAGGTGTTGCATGGCGTGGGAAAAGTCGGTGTGAAGGTGCCGCAATTCAGTTTTTCACGTTTGGCTGGTGCCGACGTACAGTTGGGTGTGGAAATGGCTTCCACCGGTGAAGTGGCTTGCTTTGGTGACAATCGCTATGAGGCCTACTTGAAGGCTATGATGTCTACCGGTTTCCAGATACCGAAGAAAGCTATACTACTCTCGATAGGCAGTTTTAAG CACAAAATGGAACTATTGTCCTCGATCAGAGACTTGGCGAAAATGGGCTACAAGTTGTATGCTTCCATGGGTACTGGCGATTTCTATGCGGAACATGGTGTTGAT GTGGAATCCGTACAATGGACTTTCGATAGGCAATCGCCGGAAGATCCCAATGGCGAGCTGCGTCACTTGGCTGAGTTCTTGGCGAATAAACAATTTGATATGGTCATCAATTTGCCAATGAGAGGAGGAGGTGCAAGGAG AGTGTCTTCCTTCATGACTCACGGCTACCGCACACGTCGTCTCGCTGTCGACTACTCCATTCCGTTGGTGACCGATGTCAAGTGCACAAAACTTTTAGTTGAGTCCATGCGCATCACAGGCCGTCGTCCAGCAATGAAGACACACACCGACTGCATGACTTCCCGCCGTATTGTTAAACTGCCCGGTTTCATTGATGTGCACGTACATTTACGTGAGCCTGGCGCCACACACAAAGAAGACTTTTCAACCGGTACTGCAGCCGCCTTGGCTGGTGGTGTGACACTGATTTGCGCTATGCCCAATACAAATCCTTCGATTGTGGATCGTAACAGCTTCCAGGTCTTCCAGGACCTGGCCAAGGCCGGCGCACGTTGCGATTATGCGCTCTACGTTGGCGCTTCCGACTCAAACTGGCAGCACATTGGCGAACTGGCCTCACAAGCTTGTGGTTTGAAGATGTATCTGAATGATACGTTTAGTACGCTGAAAATGACCGACATGACAGTATGGGAGAAGCACATGCAAAACTGGCCGAAACGTGCGCCAATCGTATGCCATGCCGAGCGTCAAACTATGGGCTCGGTTATACTAATGGCACATTTGCTTGATCGTCCCGTACATATTTGTCACATTGCGCGCAAGGAAGAGATTATGCTGATACGCGCAGCAAAGGAGAAAGGCATACGCGTAACCTGTGAGGTTTGCCCACATCACCTGTTCCTCTCCACAGATGACATTCCCGCTATTGGGGACGGGCGTGCAGAGGTACGTCCAGTTTTATGTACACCAGAAGATCAGCAGGCGCTGTGGGACAACATGAACTATATCGATGTGTTTGCTACGGATCATGCGCCACATACGTGGGAGGAGAAGAACTCTGAGAAGCCGCCaccgggtttcccaggtttggAAACCATACTACCACTGTTGCTCAAAGCTGTCGACGATGGTCGCCTGACATTGGAAGACATACAGAATAAATTCTATCGCAATCCGAAACGCATTTTTAGTCTACCCGAACAGCCCAACACCTACATCGAGGTGGACTTGGATGAGGAATGGACGATCAATAGAGAGGAAATGCATTCGAAGGCGAAATGGACACCATTCGAGGGCATGAAAGTGAAGGGTAAAGTGCATCGCGTTGTCTTGCGCGGCGAAGTCGCTTTCGTTGATGGTGAGGTACTCGTGCAACCCGGTTTCGGGCAGAATGTACGCAGCCAATATGGACGCAAGTCGCTAATGCAACAATCCATGGAATCACTTGATATTTTCGCCTCCATTGACGGTCTCGACAAGCCACAAGATCGTAGTACCGACTTTCTTTCCGATTCACAGGCCAACGAAGCGTTCGCCAAGCTATTGGCTGAACCACCATCAAAGGTGCATTTTGCAGGTGACCCCAGCTTATTACGTCCCATCTCACCATTGCCACGCATACGCTGCGACTCAGCTAGCAATTCGACGCTGCGTGAGCTGCTACCTAAAAGCCATCCCAATGCGCCACCAATCAGTCCCGTGGTACACAGTCTACTCAACAAGCACATACTCTCCGTTGACATGTTCAGCAAGGAGCATTTGAATGAAATCTTCAATTTGGCACAGTTACTGAAGAGCCGTGTCTCCAAAGATCGCCCACTGGATGACATTTTACGTGGCAAGATTATGGCGTCCATTTTCTATGAGGTTAGCACCCGCACCAGTTGTTCCTTTGCGGCTGCCATGCAACGTTTGGGCGGACGCGTCATCTACATGGATCAGACAAGTTCGTCGGTGAAAAAGGGTGAAACTTTGGAAGACAGCATCTCCGTCATGGCCGGCTACTCTGATGTGATTGTGTTGCGTCATCCAGAACCGGGTGCAGTTGCA CGCGCCGCTAATCACTCACGTAAACCGATCCTCAATGCCGGCGATGGTGTGGGCGAACATCCAACGCAAGCGCTGCTCGACATCTTTACCATTCGTGAGGAGATCGGTACCGTTAATGGCCTCACCATCACAATGGTTGGCGATCTAAAACATGGGCGCACGGTCCACTCGTTGGCACGTCTCCTTACCCTATACAATATCACTTTGCAGTATGTTAGTCCGCCGAATCTTGGCATGCCAGAGGAAATCGTTCGCTACTTAGCTACAAAAGGTGTCATACAGAAGACTTTCAACTCCATGGAAGAAGCTTTGCCGACAACAGATGTACTGTATATGACACGCATACAAAAGGAACGTTTCGCCACCGAGGAGGAATACAAGAAG GCATGTGGTCACTTTGTTGTGACTCCCAAACTAATGACTCTGGCGAGTCGTCGCACAATCGTTATGCATCCGCTGCCACGTGTCTTCGAGATCAGCAAGGAGTTCGACTCAGATCCGCGCGCCGCCTACTTCCGTCAAGCCGAGTATGGTATGTATGTGCGCATGGCATTGCTGGCGATGGTCGTCGGTTCGAGAGGCTAA
- the LOC126759047 gene encoding uncharacterized protein LOC126759047, whose product MGRSSSKLLETPNNPLQELQFEERKREQRKRKQEKQLKKIAKLQKKQAKKTKRKSKQSKDPEKQTSITTKHASGTKRTNSLNSQSTSYEINKEEFNRQIEQQIQNHLDSDLCTFIMNQVSLTLQFFGNYENELANISEELLAKENDLNQNLEEHSILLSTPLDAAVSKWMQYKPVHGPEKHTPQPLQPLAMYVIFENIDIARPNDANYDSISPLCKVDLDTDFYNTTPCKEDYVEMLRETKWKGYVRLKLREEPKTQRIAATDGDVYTDGSSGYSTTSVYSLKAPRNHTESEYDYTYIAHLNTHHPLSELKMHNQRGNYKLDAKVLPDSCVSNLRQFAEPLNDEDTDDDDDDDEDETEPESDDEDSADEGYNGVQRRANEKTRYRDVETLEAIRLYKLEQERRQVLMQQCYLNSKEFMRYFGELVRQQLADRLQIFPEELSEGTYRGSSIYTKYFELIPAIYVAHNAQHWPDCAFQFRIRERPISTNPLTGQQFQWPTRSMIRRIETFGFHVIPIGYAPKRQRNPFRELEWRIVFPKAERYLEQHLTNTQVKVFMMTKALVKTFVEPQEKHKALSFIMEHLRMHLFWECERNYTGWPEEYLGEVLLRFISTFMQRLREKCLKDFFIEERNLFESIPEYSLVMLFSILADIVANPLMHLMVALKNLDFEEDFFPKLNFKKIFENISENNMLKLKIQAKNSRSLVGLDAAEDEPALLQDEGAKGLVGMKQHREKTNGKLRRKTHVMRHNIEMKKKQEYERRRLSEESIDIEFFFRRNIKNSKLKHLNQGVENLRRTNILEIIIDHLIAMTEKAMEFRVCYLAKTFLAHARRLCKFYNNYGCDMGAREYLNTIGSLEEEIAGLQTNEDFKNLPPTLPIRTSVETSNKTKLTKEVFEHLESVRRTVRVDIEVTHSERGNSPATCRKSTAKSLEESVEQAHSYNDLELVDNITPNLGRRKSIKFTEHVVEVHEGDTNPIQKPEGQSLVGILRFNPEVTEICDAPAVERDKREVAYESYESIDNYSLNDDVGENNRIDVIVGSEEVNKSQVEGEGEDEATETTDSPRNSAVKTPSDDRILGDFSKRIGMLRKLTHGNSQVIKDITTSTEKLFVSMASEETRSQLKEVIRRKTFQLKGAFNQCSES is encoded by the exons atggGTCGGTCCAGCTCTAAATTGCTGGAAACGCCCAACAATCCTCTGCAGGAGTTGCAATTTGAGGAGCGTAAGCGTGAGCAACGCAAACGCAAGCAAGAAAagcaactaaaaaaaattgccaaattgcAAAAGAAGCAAGCGAAGAAGACAAAAAGGAAGAGCAAACAGAGCAAGGACCCCGAAAAGCAGACTTCCATAACCACGAAACACGCTAGTGGCACGAAGCGCACGAATAGCCTGAATTCGCAGAGCACAAGCTACGAAATCAATAAGGAAGAATTCAATCGACAAATCGAGCAGCAAATACAAAATCATTTGGATAGCGATCTCTGCACATTCATCATGAATCAGGTGTCGTTAACGTTGCAGTTTTTCGGAAATTATGAAAA TGAATTGGCAAACATTTCTGAGGAATTGCTAGCCAAAGAGAATGATTTGAATCAGAATCTCGAGGAGCATTCAATACTCTTATCGACGCCATTGGATGCTGCTGTCTCCAAGTGGATGCAATACAAACCAGT CCACGGTCCAGAGAAACACACACCTCAACCGCTCCAGCCGCTGGCAATGTATGTGATAttcgaaaatatcgatataGCGCGACCGAACGATGCGAATTACGATTCAATTTCACCACTTTGCAAAGTTGATTTGGACACGGATTTCTACAACACAACGCCCTGTAAGGAGGACTACGTGGAAATGTTGCGCGAGACAAAATGGAAGGGCTATGTACGGCTGAAACTACGTGAAGAGCCAAAAACCCAACGAATTGCGGCTACCGATGGCGATGTGTATACGGACGGCAGCTCGGGTTATAGCACGACGAGTGTCTACAGTCTTAAAGCGCCAAGAAATCACACTGAATCTGAGTATGACTACACCTACATAGCGCATTTGAATACACATCATCCATTGTCCGAGCTTAAGATGCACAATCAACGTGGTAACTATAAATTGGATGCCAAAGTCTTGCCAGACTCATGTGTATCCAATTTGCGGCAGTTTGCTGAACCATTGAATGATGAAGACACCgacgacgatgatgatgacgatgaagATGAAACTGAGCCGGAGTCCGATGATGAAGACAGCGCTGATGAAGGTTACAATGGCGTGCAAAGGAGAGCCAATGAGAAGACACGATATCGAGATGTCGAGACGTTGGAGGCCATACGCCTGTATAAGTTGGAGCAGGAACGACGTCAGGTACTGATGCAGCAATGTTATCTTAACTCCAAAGAATTTATGCGTTATTTTGGTGAGTTGGTACGTCAACAGCTTGCCGATCGCCTACAAATATTCCCCGAAGAATTAAGCGAGGGCACATATCGCGGTTCATCGATCTACACAAAATACTTCGAACTCATACCCGCCATTTATGTGGCGCATAATGCACAACACTGGCCGGATTGCGCATTTCAATTTCGCATACGTGAGCGTCCTATCTCCACCAATCCACTAACGGGACAACAATTTCAGTGGCCAACGCGTTCGATGATTAGACGTATCGAAACTTTTGGCTTTCATGTCATACCTATTGGTTATGCGCCCAAACGACAACGGAATCCTTTTCGTGAGCTCGAATGGCGTATTGTTTTTCCGAAAGCGGAACGCTACTTGGAGCAACATTTAACAAATACACAAGTGAAAGTATTCATGATGACCAAGGCTTTGGTGAAGACATTTGTCGAACCACAAGAGAAGCATAAGGCGCTCTCGTTCATAATGGAGCATCTGCGCATGCATCTCTTCTGGGAATGCGAGCGCAACTACACTGGCTGGCCGGAGGAGTATCTCGGTGAGGTGCTTTTGCGTTTTATTAGCACATTTATGCAGCGACTGcgcgaaaaatgtttaaaggaCTTCTTTATTGAAGAACGTAATCTCTTCGAGAGCATACCGGAATACTCTTTGGTCATGTTATTCTCAATACTGGCCGATATTGTGGCGAATCCTTTGATGCATCTAATGGTGGCACTTAAAAATCTAGATTTTGAAGaagacttttttccaaaattgaattttaagaagatatttgaaaatatttccgaaaataatatgttgaaattgaaaatacaaGCGAAAAATTCACGAAGTCTAGTTGGTTTGGATGCGGCGGAAGATGAACCGGCACTCTTGCAAGACGAAGGTGCAAAGGGTTTGGTCGGCATGAAGCAACATCGTGAGAAAACCAACGGTAAACTACGAAGGAAGACGCATGTGATGCGACACAATATTGAAATGAAGAAGAAACAAGAATATGAACGGCGTCGCTTGTCAGAGGAGTCCATAGATATCGAG TTTTTCTTCCGGCGCAATATAAAAAACTCCAAATTGAAGCATCTCAATCAGGGTGTTGAAAACTTACGACGCACAAATATACTCGAAATAATCATCGACCATCTAATAGCGATGACCGAAAAGGCAATGGAGTTTCGTGTTTGTTATTTGGCTAAAACGTTCTTGGCACACGCGAGGCGCCTCTGCAAATTCTACAATAATTATGGTTGTGATATGGGTGCTAGAGAGTACCTCAACACTATCGGTAGTTTGGAGGAGGAAATTGCCGGTTTGCAGACGAatgaagattttaaaaatttaccgcCAACTTTGCCGATACGCACAAGTGTAGAGACCAGCAATAAGACTAAGCTAACCAAAGAAGTTTTCGAGCATTTAGAGAGCGTGCGGCGTACCGTAAGAGTCGACATTGAAGTAACGCACAGTGAAAGAGGAAACTCTCCAGCGACTTGTAGAAAAAGCACCGCAAAGTCGTTGGAGGAGAGCGTTGAGCAGGCACATTCTTACAATGATCTCGAGTTAGTGGATAACATAACACCCAATTTGGGGCGACGCAAGTCTATTAAGTTTACCGAACATGTGGTGGAAGTACATGAAGGAGACACAAATCCAATACAAAAGCCTGAGGGACAGAGTTTGGTTGGTATTTTGCGCTTCAATCCCGAAGTAACGGAAATTTGTGATGCACCTGCAGTTGAAAGAGACAAGCGGGAGGTCGCTTATGAGAGCTATGAATCGATTGATAACTACAGTTTGAACGATGATGTTGGTGAGAACAATCGTATTGATGTCATTGTGGGAAGTGAAGAAGTCAATAAATCACAAGTGGAAGGGGAAGGCGAAGATGAAGCGACAGAGACAACTGATAGCCCGCGGAATTCTGCAGTAAAGACGCCAAGTGATGATAGAATACTCGGTGATTTTAGTAAAAGAATTGGCATGCTGCGTAAGCTAACGCACGGCAATTCGCAAGTCATTAAAGATATTACAACGTCAACGGAAAAGCTATTCGTTTCGATGGCCTCGGAAGAAACACGTTCGCAGTTAAAAGAGGTGATAAGACGCAAAACATTTCAGCTGAAAGGTGCTTTCAATCAGTGCTCGGAGTCTTGA